The following coding sequences are from one Methanosarcina sp. WWM596 window:
- the cdhC gene encoding CO dehydrogenase/CO-methylating acetyl-CoA synthase complex subunit beta, whose amino-acid sequence MAEFPFEISPMFEGERVRKEGMFVELGGPKSLGLELVRAADMDAIEDDKVTIVGPDLKDMEEGKTYPWAMIFNIGGELVEPDLESVVERRVHDFINYCQGIMHLNQRYDVWMRVSKDTAGKMDSFEPFGKAVMMLFKTELPFIEKMQVTFYTGKEEVEKQMELAKEIFKARDARTKDLHDEDVDVFYGCTLCQSFAPTNVCVVSPDRISLCGAINWFDGRAAAKVDPEGPQFEIAKGDLLDAVTGEYTGVNEIAKKLSSGEFDKIKLHSFFDSPHTSCGCFEVVGFYIPEVDGIGWVDREYQGMAPNGIGFSTMAGQTGGGKQIVGFLGIGVNYFYSPKFIQADGGWNRVVWLPSGLKAKIDEAIPADLKDKIATENDATDIASLKDFLEAKNHPVVATWAAAEEEEEEEEEEEEVAVAAAPMMMPAAGFQMPAMPMMSGGSGGGIKLTFKNAKITIDKLVISEKKEKK is encoded by the coding sequence ATGGCAGAATTTCCATTTGAGATTTCCCCAATGTTTGAAGGAGAAAGAGTAAGAAAGGAAGGAATGTTTGTTGAGCTCGGGGGTCCAAAATCCCTTGGTCTCGAACTTGTAAGGGCAGCAGATATGGATGCAATTGAAGACGACAAAGTCACAATTGTCGGTCCAGATCTCAAGGATATGGAAGAGGGCAAGACCTACCCCTGGGCAATGATCTTCAACATCGGTGGAGAACTTGTCGAGCCTGATCTCGAGTCTGTGGTTGAAAGGCGTGTTCACGACTTCATCAACTACTGCCAGGGCATTATGCACCTGAACCAGAGGTACGATGTCTGGATGAGAGTTTCCAAGGACACAGCTGGAAAGATGGACTCCTTTGAGCCCTTCGGAAAGGCCGTCATGATGCTCTTCAAGACAGAACTGCCCTTTATCGAGAAGATGCAGGTCACTTTCTACACCGGGAAGGAAGAAGTTGAAAAGCAGATGGAATTGGCAAAGGAAATCTTCAAGGCAAGAGACGCAAGGACAAAGGACCTCCACGACGAAGATGTAGACGTCTTCTACGGATGTACCCTCTGCCAGTCCTTTGCTCCTACCAACGTCTGTGTGGTTTCCCCGGACAGGATCTCCCTCTGTGGTGCAATTAACTGGTTCGACGGCCGTGCAGCAGCAAAAGTAGACCCTGAAGGCCCACAGTTTGAAATTGCCAAGGGTGACCTTCTCGATGCTGTTACAGGTGAATACACCGGTGTCAACGAGATTGCCAAGAAGCTTTCAAGCGGCGAATTCGACAAGATAAAACTCCACTCCTTCTTTGACTCCCCACACACATCCTGCGGTTGCTTTGAAGTAGTCGGGTTCTATATCCCTGAAGTCGACGGTATCGGCTGGGTAGACAGAGAATACCAGGGAATGGCTCCTAACGGCATCGGATTCTCAACCATGGCCGGTCAGACAGGTGGTGGAAAGCAGATCGTAGGTTTCCTCGGAATTGGTGTCAACTACTTCTACTCCCCGAAGTTCATCCAGGCTGACGGTGGCTGGAACAGAGTAGTATGGCTCCCCTCCGGCCTCAAAGCGAAGATCGATGAAGCAATTCCTGCCGACCTGAAGGACAAGATCGCAACTGAGAACGATGCAACTGATATCGCATCTCTGAAAGACTTCCTCGAGGCAAAGAACCACCCCGTAGTTGCCACCTGGGCAGCTGCAGAAGAAGAGGAAGAAGAAGAGGAAGAAGAAGAGGAAGTAGCTGTTGCAGCCGCACCAATGATGATGCCTGCAGCCGGTTTCCAGATGCCTGCAATGCCAATGATGTCCGGTGGTTCTGGCGGCGGAATAAAGCTGACCTTCAAGAACGCAAAGATCACCATTGACAAGTTGGTCATCAGCGAGAAGAAGGAAAAGAAATAA
- the cdhB gene encoding CO dehydrogenase/acetyl-CoA synthase complex subunit epsilon — MVDTTKNTKLFTSYGVTTSKAINPDMAAKMISKAKRPLFVVGTGVLRPEILDRAVKIAKKANLPIAATGSSLNGFLDKDVDAKYINVHQLGFYLTDPAWPGLDGKGNYDTIIILEFKKYYINQVLSGTKNFSKVKSISIGKDYIQNATMSFGNISREEHFAALDELIDLL, encoded by the coding sequence ATGGTTGACACTACAAAGAACACAAAGCTCTTTACCAGCTACGGGGTGACCACCTCAAAGGCAATCAACCCTGACATGGCAGCCAAGATGATCTCCAAGGCAAAGAGGCCACTTTTTGTGGTCGGAACCGGAGTTCTTAGACCAGAAATTCTGGACCGTGCAGTTAAGATTGCTAAGAAGGCAAACCTTCCAATTGCAGCTACCGGAAGCTCCCTTAATGGATTCCTAGACAAGGACGTAGATGCCAAATACATCAATGTGCACCAGCTCGGATTCTACTTAACCGACCCCGCATGGCCCGGACTTGACGGAAAAGGCAACTACGACACCATAATAATCCTGGAATTCAAGAAGTACTATATTAACCAGGTACTGTCCGGAACTAAGAACTTTTCCAAAGTAAAATCAATTTCAATCGGTAAAGACTACATCCAGAACGCAACAATGTCCTTCGGGAACATAAGCAGGGAAGAACACTTTGCTGCACTGGATGAATTGATTGACTTATTATAA
- the cdhA gene encoding CO dehydrogenase/acetyl-CoA synthase complex subunit alpha: protein MSKLTTGSFSIEDLESVQITINNVIGAAKEAADEKAKDLGPMGPSAWPGLATYRDDWNLKLLDRYEPVITPMCDQCCYCTYGPCDLSNNKRGACGIDMLGHNGREFFLRVITGTACHAAHGRHLLDHLIEVFGEDLPLKLGQSDVLTPNITITTGQRPMTLGEIKPAMEHTEEQLTQLLATVHAGQESAEIDYDSKALFSGSLDHVGMEISDIVQIAALDFPKADPEAPLIEMGVGTIDKEKPFLCVIGHNVGGVTYMMDYMEEHDLTGKMELGGLCCTAIDLTRYKEADRRAPYTKVIGSMSQELKIIRSGLPDVIVVDEQCVRGDIVPEAQKLGIPVIASNAKIMYGLPNRDEQDVDATIEELKSGAIPGAVILDYDKLGEISVRLTQEMHPLREAAGLRKIASDEQMKEWVDKCADCGSCYLVCPEELEIPEAMKHAKEGDYSYLVDLHDQCIGCRRCEQVCKKEIPILSVIEKASQKVIAEEKGWMRAGRGQVSDAEIRAEGLNLVMGTTPGIIAIIGCPNYGDGAKSVYYIAEEFLKRNFIVVGTGCGAMDMGMYKDENGQTLYERFPGGFQSGGLVNIGSCVSNAHITGAAQKVAGIFGGRTMEGNLAEIADYVLNRVGACGLAWGAFSQKASSIGTGCNIYGIPAVLGPHSSKYRRALISKNYDDEKWKVYDARSGEEMAIPPAPEFLLITAETWQEAIPMMAKACIRPSDNSMGRSIKLTHWMELHQKYIGGMPEDWWKFIRTEADLPLAKRAELMKKLEEEHGWEIDWKRKKIISGPKIKFDVSAQPTNLKRLCKGA from the coding sequence ATGAGCAAACTAACTACCGGGAGTTTTTCTATAGAAGATCTGGAATCCGTTCAGATCACAATCAATAATGTTATCGGAGCAGCAAAGGAGGCTGCTGACGAGAAAGCAAAAGATCTAGGTCCTATGGGCCCATCCGCGTGGCCTGGTCTTGCAACCTACAGGGATGACTGGAACCTGAAATTACTCGACCGTTATGAGCCAGTAATCACCCCTATGTGTGACCAGTGCTGCTACTGTACATACGGCCCATGTGACCTTTCCAACAACAAGAGAGGCGCCTGTGGTATTGACATGCTAGGCCACAACGGCAGGGAATTCTTCCTCCGTGTGATCACCGGTACTGCCTGCCACGCAGCCCACGGTCGCCACCTGCTTGATCACCTGATTGAGGTCTTCGGAGAAGACTTACCCCTCAAGCTTGGACAATCCGACGTCCTGACCCCCAACATCACGATTACCACCGGGCAGAGACCAATGACTCTCGGAGAAATCAAGCCTGCAATGGAGCACACAGAAGAACAGCTTACCCAGCTCCTTGCAACCGTCCACGCAGGGCAGGAATCTGCAGAGATCGACTACGACTCAAAGGCTCTTTTCAGCGGTAGCCTGGACCACGTAGGAATGGAAATTTCCGATATAGTCCAGATCGCAGCTCTTGACTTCCCGAAAGCTGATCCCGAAGCCCCCCTCATTGAAATGGGTGTCGGAACCATTGACAAGGAAAAGCCGTTCCTCTGTGTTATAGGACACAACGTGGGTGGTGTCACCTACATGATGGACTACATGGAAGAGCACGACCTGACCGGCAAGATGGAACTCGGCGGACTCTGCTGTACCGCAATTGACCTGACCAGGTACAAGGAAGCTGACAGGAGAGCTCCATACACCAAGGTCATCGGTTCCATGTCTCAGGAACTCAAGATCATCCGCTCAGGACTGCCTGATGTCATTGTTGTTGATGAACAGTGTGTCCGTGGAGACATCGTACCCGAAGCCCAGAAGCTTGGGATTCCCGTTATTGCATCCAACGCCAAGATCATGTATGGTCTGCCCAACAGGGACGAACAGGACGTCGATGCGACAATTGAGGAACTCAAATCAGGAGCAATTCCGGGTGCTGTGATCCTTGACTACGATAAGCTTGGAGAAATCTCCGTAAGGCTCACCCAGGAAATGCACCCTCTCCGCGAAGCAGCAGGGTTAAGGAAAATTGCATCTGATGAGCAGATGAAGGAATGGGTCGACAAGTGTGCTGACTGTGGCTCTTGCTACCTGGTCTGCCCTGAAGAACTGGAGATTCCAGAAGCTATGAAGCATGCCAAGGAAGGCGACTACAGCTACCTTGTAGATCTCCACGACCAGTGTATCGGATGCCGCCGCTGTGAACAGGTCTGTAAGAAAGAAATCCCAATCCTTAGCGTCATCGAGAAAGCCTCTCAGAAGGTTATCGCAGAAGAGAAGGGCTGGATGAGGGCTGGCAGAGGTCAGGTATCTGATGCGGAAATCCGTGCAGAAGGTCTGAACCTGGTTATGGGTACCACCCCAGGTATCATCGCAATCATCGGATGTCCGAACTACGGTGATGGAGCCAAATCCGTATACTACATCGCAGAAGAATTCCTTAAGAGGAACTTTATCGTTGTCGGTACCGGATGTGGAGCCATGGACATGGGTATGTACAAAGACGAGAACGGCCAGACTCTCTATGAGAGGTTCCCCGGTGGATTCCAGTCTGGTGGACTGGTTAACATTGGATCCTGTGTCTCGAATGCTCACATCACCGGAGCCGCCCAGAAAGTCGCCGGTATCTTTGGTGGCAGAACCATGGAAGGCAACCTCGCGGAAATCGCAGACTATGTCCTGAACCGTGTTGGTGCCTGTGGCCTTGCATGGGGTGCATTCTCCCAGAAAGCATCTTCCATAGGAACCGGATGTAACATCTATGGTATCCCCGCAGTGCTTGGTCCCCACAGTTCCAAGTACAGGAGAGCTCTGATCTCAAAGAACTATGATGATGAGAAGTGGAAAGTCTACGACGCCAGAAGCGGCGAAGAGATGGCAATCCCACCAGCACCGGAATTCCTCCTGATCACCGCAGAGACCTGGCAAGAAGCAATCCCAATGATGGCAAAGGCCTGCATCCGCCCATCCGACAACAGTATGGGTAGGTCTATCAAACTGACCCACTGGATGGAACTCCACCAGAAGTATATTGGCGGAATGCCCGAAGACTGGTGGAAGTTCATCAGGACCGAAGCCGACCTGCCACTCGCCAAGCGTGCGGAACTCATGAAGAAACTCGAAGAAGAGCATGGCTGGGAAATCGACTGGAAGAGGAAAAAGATCATCTCCGGTCCGAAGATTAAGTTCGACGTCTCGGCACAGCCTACTAACCTCAAGAGACTCTGCAAGGGGGCCTGA